A genome region from Bacillaceae bacterium IKA-2 includes the following:
- a CDS encoding cysteine desulfurase family protein yields MKTIYVDHAATSPTHPEVVDAMLPYFYENFGNPSSIHQYGRKTRQAIDAARTFLAKSIGAAEKEIIFTSGGTEADNLAVIGSALANKEKGQHIITTSIEHHALLHSCQSLEKQGFEVTYLPVDESGKISLVDLENTIREDTILVSVMYGNNEVGTLQPIKRIGKLLREKKIAFHTDAVQAYGIEEIDVEEMYIDFLSVSAHKINGPKGIGFLYASSKQPLQPSLFGGEQERKRRAGTENLAGIVGLKQAAEMAIGDRWAKRAEFLAFRKCILTIFDEHQLEYKINGDESLFLPHILNISFQGVNVESLLVNLDLAGIAASSGSACTAGSIKPSHVLAAMFPNQQARIISSVRFSFGLGNTLEDIETVALETVKIVRRIKSN; encoded by the coding sequence ATGAAAACGATATATGTAGATCACGCGGCCACCTCTCCTACTCACCCGGAGGTTGTGGATGCGATGCTTCCTTATTTTTATGAAAATTTTGGAAATCCGTCTAGTATTCATCAATACGGTCGTAAAACGAGACAGGCTATCGACGCGGCAAGAACTTTTTTAGCTAAGTCGATAGGTGCAGCAGAAAAAGAAATTATTTTTACAAGTGGTGGAACTGAAGCTGATAATTTAGCGGTTATTGGATCAGCGCTTGCTAACAAAGAAAAAGGACAGCATATTATTACAACTTCTATTGAACATCATGCTTTATTGCATTCATGTCAGTCGTTGGAAAAGCAAGGTTTTGAGGTTACCTACTTACCTGTTGATGAGAGTGGAAAAATTTCACTAGTCGATTTAGAAAATACCATCCGTGAAGATACGATTTTAGTTTCGGTTATGTATGGAAATAATGAAGTTGGAACACTCCAACCGATCAAACGAATCGGAAAGCTTTTACGGGAAAAAAAGATTGCCTTTCATACAGATGCCGTTCAAGCGTACGGAATAGAAGAGATCGATGTAGAGGAAATGTATATCGATTTTTTAAGTGTGTCAGCTCATAAAATAAATGGTCCAAAAGGGATTGGCTTTCTTTATGCTAGCAGTAAGCAGCCTTTGCAGCCAAGTTTATTTGGTGGTGAGCAAGAACGAAAACGGCGGGCAGGAACGGAAAACCTTGCTGGAATCGTCGGATTGAAACAAGCAGCTGAAATGGCTATTGGTGATAGATGGGCAAAGCGAGCTGAGTTTCTGGCTTTTCGTAAGTGCATCTTAACGATTTTTGATGAGCACCAGCTTGAATATAAAATTAACGGTGATGAAAGCTTATTTTTACCACATATTTTAAATATTAGTTTTCAAGGAGTAAATGTTGAGTCTTTATTAGTCAATTTAGATTTAGCTGGGATTGCCGCTTCTAGTGGTTCGGCATGTACTGCTGGAAGTATCAAACCTTCGCATGTATTGGCAGCAATGTTTCCAAATCAACAAGCAAGAATTATCTCAAGCGTACGATTTAGTTTTGGCTTAGGGAATACACTTGAAGACATCGAAACAGTTGCCCTCGAAACGGTAAAAATTGTCCGAAGAATTAAAAGTAATTGA
- a CDS encoding Rrf2 family transcriptional regulator, translating to MKISTKGRYGLTIMMALAKKSGEGPVSLKSIAKDYNLSEHYLEQLIAPLRNALLVKSVRGAYGGYMLAKEASIITAGDIIRVLEGPISLVEVLEDEEPAKRDLWIRIRDAVKDVLDNTTLEDLINYEDKGSQEYYMFYI from the coding sequence TTGAAAATATCGACAAAGGGACGATACGGGTTAACGATCATGATGGCATTAGCAAAGAAGTCCGGTGAAGGGCCAGTTTCTTTAAAATCTATTGCAAAAGATTATAATTTGTCTGAACACTACTTAGAACAATTGATTGCTCCGCTTCGAAACGCCCTTTTAGTAAAAAGTGTTCGTGGTGCATATGGAGGATACATGTTAGCAAAAGAGGCTAGCATCATAACGGCGGGTGATATAATTCGTGTTCTAGAAGGACCAATTAGTTTAGTAGAAGTGTTGGAGGATGAAGAACCTGCAAAAAGGGATTTATGGATTAGAATTAGGGACGCAGTTAAAGATGTGCTTGATAATACGACACTAGAAGATTTAATTAACTATGAAGACAAAGGTAGCCAAGAATACTATATGTTCTATATTTAG
- a CDS encoding tetratricopeptide repeat protein has product MTNKNIEAAQFIQEGKLEEAATLLNEAIEENPKDALAYLNFGHLLSISGDKDRAFIFYNRAIEIDPTLATAYYGAGNTYFDQEKYQEAIESFKKAVENGLIEADAYFMLGLCYYNLGQLPYALANFKTATEKNPKDADANFQLGLVLAQLEQVDEAIIVLEKVIQLDETHADAYYNLGVAYAFKDDAEKALEMFERALELQPGHLLAGNGKKQLEALLREQ; this is encoded by the coding sequence ATGACAAATAAAAATATCGAAGCAGCACAGTTTATTCAAGAAGGAAAGCTTGAAGAAGCGGCTACATTATTAAATGAGGCAATCGAAGAAAACCCTAAAGATGCGCTAGCTTATCTTAATTTTGGCCATCTTTTGTCGATTAGTGGCGATAAAGACCGAGCGTTTATTTTTTACAATCGGGCGATAGAAATTGATCCAACTTTGGCGACAGCCTATTACGGAGCTGGAAATACATATTTTGATCAAGAAAAGTATCAAGAAGCGATTGAAAGCTTTAAAAAAGCTGTTGAAAACGGCTTAATAGAAGCTGATGCTTATTTTATGCTTGGTCTCTGCTACTACAATTTAGGACAATTACCATACGCATTAGCTAATTTTAAAACGGCAACAGAAAAAAATCCTAAAGACGCTGATGCAAATTTTCAGTTAGGACTTGTCTTAGCCCAGCTTGAACAAGTTGATGAGGCAATTATTGTGTTAGAAAAAGTTATTCAACTAGATGAAACCCATGCTGATGCTTATTACAACCTTGGAGTGGCTTATGCTTTTAAAGATGATGCAGAAAAAGCGCTTGAAATGTTTGAAAGAGCGTTGGAATTACAGCCAGGTCACTTACTTGCAGGTAATGGTAAAAAACAGCTAGAAGCATTACTCCGAGAACAATAA
- the mnmA gene encoding tRNA 2-thiouridine(34) synthase MnmA, whose translation MLTNQQEKPRNETRVVVGMSGGVDSSVAAYLLKEQGYEVIGIFMKNWDDTDESGICTATEDYNDVIRVCNQIGIPYYAVNFEKQYWDKVFTYFLEEYKAGRTPNPDVMCNKEIKFKAFLEHALSLGADYLATGHYARVEVREGEYKMLRGVDGNKDQTYFLNTLGQEQLSRTMFPIGDIPKKEVREIALTAGLATATKKDSTGICFIGERNFKEFLSQFLPAKKGEMQTLEGEVKGMHDGLMYYTFGQRHGLGIGGSGEPWFVVGKNLATNVLTVAQGFHHPYLYSEGLLATDVNWVSNKKVSENFHCTAKFRYRQPDKGVTVQVKVDGDLEVIFDEPQRAITPGQAVVFYNDDECLGGATIDVVIKKLD comes from the coding sequence ATGCTTACAAATCAACAAGAAAAGCCACGAAACGAGACACGTGTCGTTGTTGGCATGTCAGGGGGCGTTGACTCAAGTGTTGCGGCATACCTCCTAAAAGAGCAAGGTTATGAAGTGATTGGAATTTTCATGAAAAATTGGGATGATACTGATGAAAGCGGTATTTGTACTGCTACTGAGGATTATAACGATGTCATTCGTGTTTGTAATCAAATTGGGATTCCATACTATGCTGTTAATTTTGAAAAACAATATTGGGATAAGGTATTTACGTATTTTTTAGAAGAATATAAAGCTGGAAGAACTCCGAATCCTGATGTGATGTGTAATAAAGAAATAAAGTTCAAAGCATTTTTAGAGCATGCATTGTCGCTTGGAGCAGATTATTTGGCAACGGGTCATTATGCAAGAGTAGAAGTTCGTGAGGGCGAATATAAAATGCTTCGTGGAGTCGATGGTAACAAAGACCAAACTTATTTTTTAAATACATTAGGGCAAGAGCAACTATCGCGAACCATGTTTCCAATTGGAGATATTCCTAAAAAAGAGGTACGAGAAATTGCTTTGACTGCGGGTCTTGCTACGGCTACTAAAAAAGATAGTACTGGAATTTGCTTCATTGGAGAAAGAAATTTCAAAGAGTTCTTAAGTCAATTTTTACCTGCTAAAAAAGGGGAGATGCAAACTCTTGAAGGTGAAGTAAAAGGAATGCACGATGGTTTAATGTACTATACATTTGGACAACGTCATGGTCTAGGTATTGGTGGCTCAGGAGAACCTTGGTTTGTTGTTGGTAAAAACTTAGCAACAAACGTGCTTACTGTTGCTCAAGGCTTCCATCATCCTTATCTCTATTCAGAAGGATTACTTGCCACTGACGTTAATTGGGTTAGTAATAAAAAAGTGAGCGAAAATTTCCACTGTACAGCGAAGTTCCGCTATCGTCAGCCAGATAAGGGCGTAACAGTTCAGGTAAAAGTAGATGGTGATTTGGAAGTAATCTTTGATGAACCACAAAGAGCGATAACTCCGGGCCAAGCGGTTGTATTTTATAACGATGATGAATGTTTAGGTGGTGCAACGATTGATGTTGTAATAAAGAAACTGGACTGA